The sequence TCCATTTCCGACGTTCCTACAAGCTGATAACTTCATATCATTATGTAGCTCATCACTACCACCTCTCATTGAACTAATCCTTAGCTCCTCTGTTCTCAACATGTCACCATTAACCTTTCATCCTCCCTCTGCAATGAAGTTAAATTACGCCATTAGCCCAAGACAGAAAGGAAATGCACGGTTTCAAAGCACTGTAGTTGATGACATTCGCTAAACAAATACCGAGATTTCATTCAAGTCAAAAATTGGAGTATTATTTCGAACTGTGGCTTCCTTTCCTCTGTAAATCCTTTCCTTCTGGTTCAGGTCAGGGATTGGTGCTGTCTTTCGCAAAGCAGCCTCCTTTCCAATGTGAGTCATTTGCTTCTGGTTCAAGTCAAAAATTGGAGTGGAATTTCGCAAAGTGGCTTCCCTTTCAATGTAAAGCTTTCCCTTCTGGTTTAAATCAAAACGAGGAACTGGTGGTCTCAGAGCAGCATTATTTCCACTATAGctcttttccttctttaaatttttactaGCAGGTAC is a genomic window of Populus alba chromosome 18, ASM523922v2, whole genome shotgun sequence containing:
- the LOC118034375 gene encoding uncharacterized protein, producing the protein MKKMKGAAAADSSPPSYATMYEDPRIVFKHQSLMQDYEELYKETEAKKRKLQMMRQKKLTLMAEVRFLRRRYKYLTQNKPKKAPIERIFVQPQNLVPASKNLKKEKSYSGNNAALRPPVPRFDLNQKGKLYIEREATLRNSTPIFDLNQKQMTHIGKEAALRKTAPIPDLNQKERIYRGKEATVRNNTPIFDLNEISREDERLMVTC